The following proteins come from a genomic window of Pseudomonas cichorii:
- a CDS encoding ABC transporter permease: MSRAERGPAGIYHRFVVYVLFLILLLPLAGTLLYSLSTSWSASILPSGLTFKWYIALWSDPRFLTAFGQSLLVCVGALILSVVLILPLLFVVHYHFPRLDALMNILILLPFAVPPVASAVGLLQLYGSGPFAMVGTPWILIGCYFTVALPFMYRAISNNLQAINLTDLMDAAQLLGANTWQAAFMVVLPNLRKGLLVALLLSFSFLFGEFVFANLLVGTRYETLQVYLNNMRNSSGHFNSALVISYFLFVLVLTWAANRLNKDKD; encoded by the coding sequence ATGTCTCGCGCTGAAAGAGGTCCCGCCGGGATCTACCACCGCTTCGTGGTGTATGTCCTGTTCCTGATCCTGCTGCTGCCACTGGCTGGCACGCTGCTGTATTCACTGTCCACCAGTTGGTCGGCGAGCATTCTGCCCAGCGGCCTGACCTTCAAGTGGTACATCGCACTGTGGAGCGACCCGCGCTTTCTCACTGCATTCGGTCAGTCGCTGCTGGTCTGTGTGGGCGCCCTGATTCTGTCGGTGGTGCTGATCCTGCCGCTGCTGTTCGTGGTGCATTACCACTTCCCGCGCCTGGATGCGCTGATGAACATCCTGATTCTGCTGCCCTTCGCCGTGCCACCCGTGGCCTCGGCCGTGGGCTTGCTGCAACTCTATGGCTCCGGGCCGTTTGCCATGGTCGGCACGCCCTGGATTCTGATTGGCTGCTACTTCACCGTCGCACTGCCGTTCATGTATCGGGCCATCAGCAACAACTTGCAGGCGATCAACCTCACCGACCTGATGGACGCCGCCCAGTTGCTGGGCGCCAATACCTGGCAGGCGGCTTTCATGGTGGTGCTGCCCAACCTGCGCAAAGGCCTGCTGGTCGCGTTGCTGCTGTCGTTCTCCTTCCTGTTCGGCGAGTTCGTATTCGCCAACCTGCTGGTCGGCACTCGCTATGAAACCCTGCAGGTGTACCTCAACAACATGCGCAACAGCAGCGGGCACTTCAACAGTGCGCTGGTGATCTCTTATTTCCTCTTCGTGCTGGTGCTGACCTGGGCCGCCAACCGACTGAACAAGGACAAAGACTGA
- a CDS encoding ABC transporter ATP-binding protein encodes MSFVSIENLQKSYASTAVFSDINCTIERGEFVTLLGPSGCGKSTLLRCIAGLTSVNSGSILLDGQDLVPLTPQKRNIGMVFQSYALFPNMTVEQNVAFGLRIQKVNADDTHKRVADVLKLVELTDFASRYPHQMSGGQCQRVALARSLVTRPRLLLLDEPLSALDARIRKHLREQIRAIQRELGLTTIFVTHDQEEALTLSDRIFLMNQGRIVQSGDAETLYTAPADVFAAGFIGNYNLLEPDDASRLMQRPINSRVAIRPEAIQLSLTGALEGEVLSHSLLGNVIRYRVQARDVELVVDVLNRSAEDLHPDGRRVSLKIELSALCEVA; translated from the coding sequence ATGAGTTTTGTCAGTATCGAAAACCTGCAGAAAAGCTACGCAAGCACAGCGGTGTTCAGTGACATCAACTGCACGATCGAACGCGGTGAATTCGTTACCCTGCTCGGCCCGTCGGGCTGCGGCAAGTCGACCCTGCTGCGTTGCATCGCCGGGCTGACGTCAGTGAACAGCGGTAGCATCCTGCTCGATGGTCAGGACCTGGTGCCGCTTACTCCGCAAAAGCGCAACATCGGCATGGTGTTCCAGAGCTATGCGCTGTTCCCCAACATGACTGTGGAGCAAAACGTAGCGTTCGGCCTGCGCATCCAGAAGGTCAACGCCGACGACACTCACAAGCGGGTCGCCGACGTGCTGAAGCTGGTCGAGCTGACCGACTTCGCCAGCCGCTACCCGCACCAGATGTCCGGCGGCCAGTGCCAGCGCGTCGCTCTGGCCCGCTCGCTGGTCACTCGCCCTCGCCTGCTGCTGCTCGACGAGCCGCTGTCGGCGCTGGATGCGCGGATTCGCAAACACCTGCGCGAACAGATCCGCGCCATCCAGCGCGAACTGGGCCTGACCACGATTTTCGTCACCCACGACCAGGAAGAAGCGCTGACCCTGTCAGACCGCATTTTCCTGATGAACCAGGGTCGAATCGTCCAGAGCGGCGATGCCGAAACCCTCTACACCGCGCCGGCAGACGTCTTTGCCGCGGGCTTCATCGGCAACTACAACCTGCTTGAACCCGATGACGCCTCCCGCCTGATGCAGCGCCCGATCAACAGCCGCGTCGCGATCCGCCCTGAAGCCATCCAGCTCAGCCTGACCGGCGCACTGGAAGGCGAAGTTCTCAGTCACAGCCTGCTGGGTAACGTGATCCGCTATCGTGTCCAGGCACGAGACGTGGAACTGGTGGTCGACGTACTCAACCGCAGTGCAGAAGATCTACACCCCGATGGGCGACGCGTGAGCCTCAAGATAGAGCTTTCGGCGTTATGTGAGGTGGCTTGA
- a CDS encoding HAD family hydrolase: protein MPLAIFDLDETLIGGDCASLWSEQMGRLGWVDPESFMQRNNELMAAYSAGNLAMEDYMAFSLEPMAGRTPEEVDHLVGPWVEDVIEPIIYSDACKCIAQHRAKGDRILVISASGVHLVKPIAERLGIDEVLGIELDVQNGVYSGATVGVLTYREGKITRLMDWLDAEGENLEGASFYSDSRNDLPLLLKVDYPNVVNPDAVLREHAEKAGWPVHDWK, encoded by the coding sequence ATGCCTTTAGCAATTTTCGATCTGGACGAAACCCTGATCGGCGGCGACTGCGCCAGTTTGTGGAGCGAACAGATGGGCCGCCTGGGCTGGGTCGATCCCGAGTCTTTCATGCAACGCAACAATGAACTGATGGCCGCCTATAGCGCGGGCAATCTGGCCATGGAAGATTACATGGCGTTCAGCTTGGAGCCTATGGCAGGCCGTACGCCAGAGGAAGTCGATCATCTGGTCGGCCCCTGGGTGGAAGACGTCATTGAACCGATCATCTACAGCGACGCCTGCAAATGCATCGCGCAGCATCGGGCCAAAGGCGACCGCATTCTGGTGATCTCTGCGTCTGGCGTACACCTGGTCAAACCCATTGCCGAGCGTCTGGGCATCGATGAAGTGCTGGGGATCGAGCTGGATGTGCAGAACGGCGTCTACAGCGGTGCAACCGTCGGCGTGCTGACCTACCGCGAAGGCAAGATCACCCGCCTGATGGACTGGCTGGACGCCGAAGGTGAAAACCTCGAAGGTGCCAGTTTCTACTCCGACTCACGCAACGACCTGCCATTGCTGCTCAAGGTTGACTATCCCAATGTGGTCAACCCTGATGCCGTGCTGCGTGAACATGCCGAAAAGGCTGGCTGGCCGGTGCATGACTGGAAGTAA
- a CDS encoding NAD(P)H-quinone oxidoreductase, which yields MKVLQGVEGRVEWVEEPSPALDVGQVRIKVAAAGLNRADLLQRAGLYPPPPGVSSVLGLECSGVIDEVGPGTSWQVGDRVCALLAGGAMAEEVVVDARHVLPVPEGLSLHEAAAIPEVYATAWLNLFQLAGLKPGEKVLLHAGASGVGSAGIQLCKAFGSPVWVSVGSTERLAYCVELGAQGGVVRSDSLESLNDFAPFDVILDPVGANYAALNVKLLGLDGRWVLIGLMGGREAQVDLAQVLGKRIQVLGSTLRSRGEQFKADLLSDLGQHVWPLFTEGRLKPQLARTFPIKDAEAAFAELATNQVSGKIVLVIDESLV from the coding sequence GTGAAGGTATTACAAGGCGTTGAAGGACGTGTGGAATGGGTCGAAGAGCCAAGTCCGGCTCTTGATGTGGGGCAGGTTCGTATCAAAGTGGCCGCTGCGGGCCTGAATCGGGCCGATTTGTTGCAGCGTGCCGGGCTGTATCCGCCACCCCCAGGCGTTAGCTCGGTTCTGGGGCTTGAGTGCTCGGGTGTGATCGACGAAGTCGGGCCGGGCACTTCCTGGCAGGTCGGAGACCGCGTCTGCGCGTTGTTGGCGGGCGGTGCCATGGCTGAAGAGGTGGTGGTCGACGCGCGTCATGTGCTGCCCGTGCCCGAGGGGCTGTCGCTGCATGAAGCCGCCGCGATCCCGGAAGTCTATGCCACGGCATGGCTGAATCTGTTTCAACTGGCAGGCCTGAAGCCTGGTGAAAAAGTCTTGCTGCACGCCGGAGCAAGTGGCGTCGGTTCTGCTGGCATTCAGCTCTGCAAGGCGTTTGGCAGCCCGGTATGGGTCAGCGTCGGCTCCACCGAGCGTCTGGCGTATTGTGTCGAACTGGGTGCCCAGGGTGGTGTCGTGCGCAGCGACAGTCTGGAAAGCCTGAATGACTTCGCCCCCTTCGATGTAATCCTCGACCCGGTCGGCGCCAATTACGCGGCCCTGAACGTCAAGCTGCTGGGGCTCGATGGTCGCTGGGTGCTGATCGGCCTGATGGGCGGGCGCGAGGCACAGGTAGACCTGGCTCAAGTGTTGGGCAAGCGTATCCAGGTTCTCGGGTCGACCTTGCGCAGCCGTGGCGAGCAGTTCAAGGCGGACCTGCTCAGTGACCTGGGCCAGCACGTCTGGCCGTTATTCACTGAAGGACGCCTCAAGCCGCAACTGGCCAGGACCTTCCCGATCAAGGACGCCGAAGCTGCCTTTGCGGAGCTGGCGACCAATCAGGTGTCGGGCAAGATTGTGCTGGTGATCGACGAGAGCCTCGTTTAG
- a CDS encoding carboxy terminal-processing peptidase produces MKHLLPSTALALSIGLSLLPMSASTFAANSWDNLQPDRDEVVASLNVVELLKRHHYSKPPLDDKRSVIIYQSYLKLLDPARSYFTASDITEFDKWQTQFDDFLKSGDLNPGFIIYKRYLDRVKARMDFVLAELNKGVDKLDFNAKETLLVDRKDAAWPKNEAELDELWRKRVKDEVLRLKIAGKDPSKIQETLTKRYKNQLARLGQTRAEDIFQAYINTFAMSYDPHTNYLSPDSAENFDINMSLSLEGIGAVLQSDSDNVKIVRLVPAGPAAKTKQVAPADKIVGVAQGDKEMVDVIGWRLDEVVKLIRGPKGSVVRLEVIPASNAPNDQTSKIVSITREAVKLEEQAAKKSILHLNQDGKDYKLGVIEIPAFYLDFKAYRAGDPQYKSTTRDVKKLLTELKAENVDGVVLDLRNNGGGSLQEATELTSLFIEQGPTVLVRNADGKVDVLEDEAKGAFYKGPMALLVNRLSASASEIFAGAMQDYHRALVIGGQTFGKGTVQTIQPLNHGELKLTLAKFYRVSGQSTQHQGVVPDITYPSLIDTKEIGESALPEAMPWDSIKPAIKPAIDPFKPFLAQLQSRHEARTAKNAEFVFIEDRLALAKKLMSEKTVSLNEADRRAEHTSIENKQLALENTRRKAKGEEPLKELKKEDEDALPVENEKTKPEDDAYLAETGRILIDYLGLSGSVARK; encoded by the coding sequence ATGAAGCACTTACTCCCAAGCACCGCCCTCGCACTGTCTATCGGCCTGAGCCTGTTGCCGATGTCAGCCAGCACTTTTGCCGCCAACAGCTGGGATAATCTTCAGCCGGACCGCGACGAAGTGGTTGCCAGTCTCAACGTGGTCGAGCTGCTCAAGCGGCATCACTACAGCAAACCGCCGCTGGATGACAAACGCTCGGTCATCATCTATCAGAGCTACCTGAAGCTTCTGGACCCGGCCCGCAGCTATTTCACGGCCAGCGATATCACAGAATTCGACAAGTGGCAGACCCAGTTCGACGACTTCCTCAAGAGCGGCGACCTGAACCCTGGCTTCATCATCTACAAGCGTTATCTGGATCGCGTCAAGGCGCGTATGGACTTCGTTCTGGCAGAGTTGAACAAGGGTGTCGACAAGCTCGACTTCAATGCCAAGGAAACCCTGCTGGTCGACCGCAAGGACGCCGCATGGCCCAAGAACGAAGCCGAACTCGACGAGCTGTGGCGCAAACGCGTCAAGGATGAAGTCCTGCGTCTGAAGATCGCTGGCAAGGATCCGTCGAAGATCCAGGAAACCCTGACCAAGCGTTACAAGAATCAACTGGCGCGCCTGGGCCAGACCCGCGCTGAAGATATCTTCCAGGCGTACATCAACACCTTCGCCATGTCCTACGATCCGCACACCAACTACCTGTCTCCCGACAGCGCGGAAAACTTCGACATCAACATGAGCCTGTCGCTGGAAGGCATCGGCGCCGTGTTGCAGAGCGACAGCGACAACGTGAAGATCGTGCGTCTGGTACCGGCAGGCCCGGCAGCCAAGACCAAGCAGGTCGCTCCGGCCGACAAGATCGTCGGTGTCGCCCAGGGCGACAAGGAAATGGTCGATGTGATCGGCTGGCGCCTGGACGAAGTGGTCAAACTGATTCGCGGGCCAAAAGGCTCGGTGGTACGCCTGGAAGTCATTCCTGCCAGCAATGCCCCGAACGACCAGACCAGCAAAATCGTTTCCATCACCCGCGAAGCGGTCAAGCTTGAAGAGCAGGCGGCGAAGAAGTCGATCCTGCACCTGAATCAGGATGGCAAGGACTACAAGCTCGGCGTCATCGAGATTCCAGCCTTCTATCTGGACTTCAAGGCCTACCGTGCTGGCGACCCGCAGTACAAGAGCACCACCCGCGACGTCAAGAAACTGCTGACCGAGCTCAAGGCAGAGAATGTCGATGGCGTCGTGCTGGACCTGCGTAACAACGGCGGCGGCTCCCTGCAGGAAGCCACCGAGCTGACCAGCCTGTTCATCGAACAAGGCCCGACCGTTCTGGTGCGTAATGCCGACGGCAAGGTCGATGTCCTCGAAGACGAAGCCAAAGGTGCCTTCTACAAAGGCCCGATGGCGTTGCTGGTCAACCGCTTGTCAGCATCGGCTTCGGAGATTTTCGCAGGCGCCATGCAGGACTATCACCGCGCACTGGTGATCGGCGGGCAGACCTTCGGTAAAGGCACCGTTCAAACCATTCAGCCGCTCAACCATGGCGAGCTGAAACTGACACTGGCCAAGTTCTACCGGGTATCCGGTCAGAGCACCCAGCATCAGGGCGTGGTGCCGGACATCACTTACCCGTCGCTGATCGACACCAAGGAAATCGGCGAAAGTGCCCTGCCCGAGGCCATGCCATGGGACAGCATCAAGCCGGCGATCAAGCCTGCCATCGATCCGTTCAAGCCATTTCTGGCGCAGTTGCAGTCGCGACATGAAGCCCGCACGGCCAAGAACGCCGAGTTTGTCTTCATCGAAGACCGCCTGGCCCTGGCCAAGAAGCTGATGAGCGAAAAAACCGTCAGCCTCAACGAAGCGGATCGTCGTGCCGAACACACCTCGATTGAAAACAAGCAGCTGGCTCTGGAAAACACCCGCCGCAAGGCCAAAGGTGAGGAACCGCTCAAGGAGCTGAAAAAAGAGGATGAGGATGCTCTGCCGGTAGAAAACGAGAAGACCAAACCCGAGGATGATGCCTACCTGGCGGAAACCGGGCGCATTCTGATCGACTACCTGGGTCTGAGCGGTTCGGTCGCCAGGAAATGA
- a CDS encoding bifunctional diguanylate cyclase/phosphodiesterase, translating to MTMNEQLSALSSILARSDLHSLFQPIVSLSGRSILGYEALTRGPSNSKLHSPINLFSVARKAGRLSELELTCRDGACRRFSQQKLPGKLFLNVSPESLLEASHPPGRTLEMLQRYGIAPKDVVIELTEQMPTDDFELLYNALHHYRDMGFSIALDDLGAGYSSLRLWSELRPDYVKIDRHFIDGIHQDAVKREFVGSMLQMAKASRATVIAEGIELQEELAALTEMGVDLVQGYLLARPQERPSRDVRVMLPKTEVVTTSLNEEASDLSALLNPQPSVNKETPTADVLEAFRKQANLNSLAVLDENFRPCGIVHRHSLSEVLLKPFGTELFARKPISRLMSDDFLAVEVNQSLQQVSRLLTSRARQRIEEDFIITSNGIYIGLGRVIDVLKLITELKIQQARYANPLTLLPGNVPIQQCLTRLLQQGRESMICYVDIDSFKPFNDIYGYARGDEVLLCLAQCLNDRIDPSRDFVGHIGGDDFLMVLGFEEWEKRLQSLLDDFQNQCRRFYRAEHLQSGCFTALNRQGQRQEFPLLSLSIGVVHLREESCSQVDASQLADLASQAKHFAKDVAGASVHVIDSLRLDLLSNA from the coding sequence ATGACGATGAATGAGCAGTTGAGTGCACTGAGTTCTATTCTGGCTCGTAGTGATTTGCACAGCTTGTTCCAACCCATCGTTTCGCTCTCGGGACGCAGCATCCTGGGCTATGAAGCCCTGACGCGAGGCCCGTCCAACAGCAAGCTGCACTCCCCCATCAATCTGTTTTCCGTGGCACGCAAGGCAGGTCGTCTCAGCGAGCTGGAACTGACCTGCCGCGACGGCGCCTGTCGTCGCTTCAGCCAGCAGAAGCTGCCGGGCAAGCTGTTTCTCAATGTCTCCCCCGAATCGCTGTTGGAAGCCTCCCATCCACCGGGTCGCACCCTTGAAATGCTGCAACGCTACGGTATCGCCCCGAAAGATGTGGTGATCGAACTGACCGAGCAGATGCCCACCGATGATTTCGAGCTGCTGTACAACGCGCTGCACCATTACCGCGACATGGGGTTTTCCATCGCACTGGATGATCTGGGTGCCGGTTACTCCAGCCTGAGGCTGTGGTCGGAACTGCGCCCCGATTACGTGAAGATCGACCGCCACTTCATCGACGGCATTCATCAGGATGCGGTCAAGCGCGAGTTTGTCGGCTCGATGCTGCAAATGGCCAAGGCTTCACGAGCCACAGTGATCGCCGAAGGCATCGAACTGCAGGAAGAACTCGCGGCGCTGACCGAAATGGGCGTGGACCTGGTGCAGGGGTATCTCCTGGCCCGCCCTCAGGAACGCCCATCGCGGGACGTGAGGGTCATGCTGCCCAAGACCGAAGTGGTCACCACATCCCTGAACGAAGAAGCCTCGGATCTGAGCGCCCTGCTCAACCCGCAACCCTCGGTCAATAAGGAAACCCCGACCGCCGACGTGCTCGAAGCCTTCCGCAAACAGGCAAACCTCAATTCACTGGCCGTGCTGGACGAGAACTTCCGGCCCTGCGGCATCGTCCATCGCCACTCATTGTCCGAAGTGCTGCTCAAGCCGTTCGGCACCGAGCTGTTTGCCCGCAAACCCATCAGCCGCCTGATGAGCGATGACTTCCTGGCCGTGGAAGTGAACCAGTCCCTGCAACAGGTCAGCCGCCTGCTGACCAGCCGCGCACGTCAGCGTATCGAAGAAGATTTCATCATCACCAGCAACGGCATCTACATTGGCCTGGGCCGGGTGATCGATGTTCTGAAACTGATTACCGAGTTGAAGATCCAGCAGGCCCGCTACGCCAACCCGCTGACCCTGCTGCCGGGCAATGTGCCGATTCAGCAATGCCTGACGCGCCTGTTGCAGCAAGGACGCGAATCGATGATCTGCTATGTCGATATCGACAGCTTCAAGCCTTTCAACGATATCTACGGCTACGCCCGTGGCGACGAGGTGTTGCTGTGTCTGGCCCAATGCCTGAACGATCGTATTGACCCGAGCCGTGATTTTGTCGGGCATATTGGCGGCGATGACTTTCTGATGGTGCTGGGCTTCGAGGAGTGGGAGAAACGCCTGCAGTCCCTGCTCGATGACTTCCAGAACCAGTGCCGACGTTTCTACAGGGCCGAACACCTGCAATCCGGCTGCTTCACGGCCCTGAACCGCCAGGGTCAGCGTCAGGAGTTTCCACTGCTGTCGCTATCCATTGGCGTCGTGCACCTGCGCGAAGAAAGCTGCTCGCAAGTGGACGCCAGCCAGTTGGCCGACCTGGCCTCCCAGGCAAAACACTTCGCCAAGGATGTCGCGGGTGCCAGCGTGCATGTGATCGATTCGTTGCGGCTGGATCTGTTGTCCAACGCCTGA
- a CDS encoding helix-turn-helix domain-containing protein has product MDLQVISRDGEPEYAVLPWAQYQALLKAAGFAEKTRTEPVQASSEASSADYPAFDQLAALREAKGLEAAKLARAVGISPSYLELIENGTREPDAAIKRSLAWELGLPGWRSES; this is encoded by the coding sequence ATGGATCTTCAAGTGATTTCTCGTGATGGAGAGCCGGAATATGCAGTTCTGCCGTGGGCTCAGTATCAGGCGCTCCTGAAAGCCGCAGGCTTTGCGGAAAAGACACGTACGGAGCCTGTTCAGGCATCCAGCGAAGCTTCCAGTGCCGATTACCCGGCTTTTGACCAGTTGGCTGCCCTGCGCGAAGCCAAGGGGCTTGAAGCCGCGAAGCTGGCACGGGCAGTGGGTATCAGCCCGTCCTATCTGGAGCTGATCGAAAACGGAACCCGTGAACCCGATGCCGCGATCAAGCGCAGCCTGGCATGGGAGCTGGGACTTCCAGGCTGGAGAAGCGAGTCATGA
- a CDS encoding YkvA family protein, with the protein MKAPWNFIRYLPGARRLLAAGRLPGLLFAVARKGSTEGSRLGRIKEDLRLLQALCLAYWRGEYRDISPKAILSIVAGLMYFLSPLDAIPDWIPGLGMFDDIAVLAWIMKHLTDELDAFRAWRERQSPEKLIVVERLPETQAALEREGGKL; encoded by the coding sequence ATGAAAGCACCCTGGAACTTCATTCGTTACCTGCCCGGAGCCCGCCGCCTGCTGGCCGCTGGCAGATTGCCGGGCCTGTTGTTTGCCGTGGCGCGCAAAGGTTCGACCGAGGGCAGCCGGCTGGGACGTATCAAGGAAGACCTGCGTCTGTTGCAGGCGCTCTGCCTGGCCTACTGGCGCGGCGAATACCGTGACATCAGTCCCAAGGCCATTCTGTCCATCGTGGCGGGGCTGATGTACTTCCTGAGCCCCCTGGACGCGATTCCCGACTGGATCCCGGGCCTGGGGATGTTCGATGACATTGCGGTTCTGGCCTGGATCATGAAACACCTGACCGACGAACTGGACGCCTTTCGTGCCTGGCGCGAGCGTCAGTCACCCGAGAAGCTCATTGTGGTTGAACGGCTGCCCGAAACTCAGGCAGCGCTGGAAAGGGAAGGCGGCAAGCTCTGA